The genomic window CACAGTACCCTTCTGAAATATTCGTGTCTCGGAAAGGAAAGAAAGCTTCTGGAGTCGGTCAGCATTCCCACAAAACAGCTGATCAGTCCCATATTGGAAAGAGCATTCATCTGCTTGATCATCCCGTCTTTCTGGTCCAAAAACCACCACCCGGAACCAAACTGTACCTTCCCTTTGATGCTCCCGTCGTTAAAGTTCCCGATCATGGTAGCAAAAATTTCGTTGTCGGCAGGATTAAGGTTATAAAGAATGGTTTTGGTTAATTTATCTTTTCCGTCTAACGCGTTTAATAATTTCGATAATGTTTCCGCCTGCACAAAATCCCCGATGGAATCCCAGCCGGTATCTGGACCTAAAATCCGGTGCATCCGGGCATTGTTGTTTCTTAAAGCGCCCAAGTGGAACTGCTGCACCCATCCGAACTGGTGATACGTTTCGCCTAAGAATAGTAAGATGGCTGTTTTAAACTGGTTTACCTGCTTTTCGGCAATTACCTTTCCGGCCAGTTTGTCGGCAAAGATGGCATCAACCTCAGCTTCCGTAGTTTCCTCAAAGGAAATGTTGTTTAGTCCGTGGTCACAAAGCCTGCAACCGTTTTCATGGAAATATTCAATTCTTTTGAGCAATGCATCGCAAAGCGTCTGGTAAGAAGTGATCTCAACACCGGCCGATTCGCCTAATTTTGAAATATAGTCTGCAAAGTTGTGGTTCTCGATCAAAATGGCTTTGTCCGGGCGGAATGCAGTGGTAACTTTAACCTTCCAGCCGCTTTTTGCCAGGTCCTGATGGTAATTTAAAGTATCCAGAGGATCCTCCGTTGTACAGAGGGATTCCACATTCATTAATTCTAAAAGACCTCTTGTCGATTTTTCAGGAGTCTGAAGCTGGGAGGAGATGTTATCGTAGATTTCCGAAGCATTGTTTTCACTGAGCAGTTCATCGATGCCGAAATATCTTTTCAACTCCAGGTGTGTCCAGTGATACAGCGGGTTTCTTAAAGTATACGGAACCGTCTTGGCCCAGGCTTCGAACTTTTCCTTATCGGAAGAGTCCCCGGTGATGAATTTTTCATTAATGCCCAGCGTTCTCATTGCCCTCCATTTGTAATGGTCGCCCGCAATCCATACTTTGGAGATATTTTCGAAAACGGTATTTTCTGCCATATCCTTAGGAGTCAGGTGGTTGTGGTAATCAATGATCGGCTGCTTTTCCGCGTAGTTGAAGTAGAGTTCTTCAGCGTAAGTATTTTGCAGTAAAAAACTGTCGGTGATAAATGATTTCATTCGTATATTTAAAAGGTCTTACCTTCATTTTATTGATACATCATTGATCAGAAATTATTCCCGAATCTTCCATGGGACATTTGTTTTCCGGATGTCGGATGCAGAAAAATTCTGATTTTGTCACAGGTAACTCTTCTTTTCACAAATTTCTAATTTTTATTAAATTATATAATCAATTATGCAAAACAGTGTAAGAAAACAGCTTTGAAAAAATACCCGTGCCTTTAAATATATAATTATTATCTAACTCGTTAATAAAAAATTAACCTAACCCTATAACAATTTGAAAACAAATTAATTAACCGGTAAAATATTTTAGAAAACAATATAAAACCGGTAAAAAAACTATTTTTATTTTACCTAAAACAAGTATCTGAATTTCTTTTTCTCACTGAATCATCCCAAAACAAAACATTTGGCATTTTACTATCAATTAAATGAAAATACGATCAAATAAATATACTTTTTATAATTTTATAACTTAAAAATCGCCAATTATTCAACAGAATTATTCTTAGTAATTATCATAAAATTTATGAAAAGTAAAAAAATCATTTATCACGAAAGCAAATGATTATATCCTTAGAATTGAGTGGTAATTTATGATAACCTGAGGATTAAAATATAATTTTCCCAAAAAGAAAACCGTTTATTTTAACGATGACAGAATGATTTTTTATTTGAATACATAAAAATTTGCAATATTTAACTAAAATCGGTTTTTAATTAAAGATTTTTCAATGCATCAACTATTTCTTCACCATGTTTTTCTCCCCGGCAAAATTTGAATATTTTCATATAAAATCTTCAGAGCAACTGTGCTTTTAATTAGTACTATCATGGAAATAGAAGGAGACAAGATTGTTTCTCCAGAGCGTTTAATTTTAGAGATGGAAAAATAAAAGCGCCTGCTGTTACACAGACGCTCCTGACTCCATCTTCTTCATGATACTTTCGACCACTACTTAAACATTCACATCGCTTTTTTATTGTGTTTCTACCTTCTTTTTTTAAAATCCCGCAGGCATTGTCAGATCATCCTTTTGACTTGCATCAAATAATTTTATGGCTAAAAAACTGACCTGCTCGCCTGCGGAATAAGAACCTGATATATCCTCAAAAACCACAATCACCGGAACTCTTCAGGTTCTTAATTAAAACTCAAATTCTCCGATCAGAATTCCGTCATCATGGTTTTCATTTTCTTTCTGATTCTGGAACACCACTATTTAAATTTTCTATGGACTATCTACTTACTTTGGCAATTGCCTCTACTATTATAGATGCAGAAATTGCTAAAAGCGTTGGAAAAAGATTGAAAAAAATTTAAATAAAATCCTATCATTTTATTTTTCAGTAGTTTATTTTTTTTGAAATTATCAGGTCAGTTTAGAAAGATTATCAATTGTTTTATAAAAATTAACAATTTGAGCAAGCTTCAATTTATGATAAAAGCAAAATAATCCTGACAAGTGTAAACAGCCGTTGGGCAACTTATTAAAAAATAATCCAAATTCCTTTGCTGCCTTATGAATTCCATCATAAAAACTGCAGTAAAAAAGCTTTTATCTTTGAAAAGTATTCATTCACTCCTTGCAACTTATTTTTTCAAAGACCGTTTTCCAACCCGGGGAACGGCCTTTTCGTTTAATGGCTTCCTGTAAATAGAAAAAATTTAATTCTAAATAAAAAAATTCCACTGAAGACCCTATCTCTACATCGTCGCTTAAATTCTTTTTATTAAATGTTAATTATCAAAAGATTAATGATAAAATCAGCCCCTCCTAACCAATCTATACATATCCATATTGATTGTAATATCCAATAAATAAGAGGCCGAATAATCCTTTACATACAATTACGGTCCCAATCTTGTAAATGTTAGCCATAGCATCAAACTTTATTGAGTATTGATCTTTATATTTTATACCTTTGTTTATACCAATACAAGTGCAAATTATTATTCAATACATTTACCCATGTCTGATATAAATCCATCGGAAGAACAGAAAAGACTGGCTGCTCTTCGTTCTTATCATATTCTGGATACGGCTTCAGAGCAGGATTTTGATGACCTTACCGAGCTGGCAGCGGCTATCTGCAATACTCCTATTGCATTGATCAGCCTTGTAGACGAAGACCGCCAATGGTTCAAGTCTCATCATGGTATAGAAACCCGGCAGACTGAGCGGTGTTATTCCTTTTGTTCCCACGCTATTGAGAATCCGGAAATTTTAATGCAGGTTGAGGATGCCAGCCTGGATCCCAGATTTCACAATAATCCGCTGGTTACCGGAAATCCCGATATCCGGTTTTATGCCGGTATGCCACTTCTGGATGATGAAGGCCATGCGCTTGGTTCGTTATGTGTCATTGATCAGAAGCCCGGACATTTAAATGAGGTCCAGCAAAAAGCGCTTCGCACACTTGCCCGACAGGTTATCGACAAATTATTGCTGAGAAGAAGCAATAGGGAAATGCTTATAGCGAATGAAAAGCTTGAACAGTCGAACCGATATTTGACGGATGCAGAAGAAGAGTTAAAAAAAATCAATACGGAACTTACAGACAGTAAGGAAAGATTACAGACGATACTTGATATTGTAGGAGAAGGCATCGGCATCACCGATGAAAAAGGCAACTTTATTTATTTCAATAAGTGCGGCCGGGAAATCTTCAAATTTGATGAAGAAACCCTCCCTGCTTTGCATTATGGATCCCCGGAATGGAACAACCGCCGGCTTGACGGTTCGCCGCTGCCTGTTGAAGAGCATCCGGTAACCATGGCACTTCGTACAGGATCCCAAGTTAAAAACTACGAATTCCTGGTTACCAACCGGCAGGGCGGTTCTATGTATCTGCGTGTAAATGCGACTCCCCTTACAGAAAATGAGGAAAACATTACCGGGGCCATCGTAAGTTTTGCCGATATTACAGAAAGCTATCTTTTGCAGCAGCAATTGAAAGACCGGGAAGAAAGACTGCAGGTGGCTATTTCTTCTGCCAATCTGGGAACCTGGCATATGGATTCGCAGACGAGAGAATTTTTCCCTTCTCCGAGGCTAAAAGAACTGTTCGGTTTTCATCCTGATGATGATATGCCTTATTCAGCTGCTTTAACCCAGATCGCCGATTCGCACCGCCACGAAGTTATTAAAGCAGTGAAAGAATCCGTAATCAACGGGGAACCATATGAACTGGAATATCCGGTCATCGGCTACCGCGATAATAAACTCCGCTGGATCTGCGCGACCGGCCATCTGTATACAAAACCCGGAAATCCCCATGTTTCGCATTTTTCAGGAACCATGGCCGATATTACGGAACGTAAGCTGGATGAACAGCGTCGGAGTGATTTTATCGGGATGGTAAGCCACGAATTACGGAATCCGCTTACTGCGATCGGAGGTTACACTTACCTTCTCTCAAAAAGAGCACAGAAAAACAATGATGAAATGGTCTCCAATGCTACCGGTAAATTAAACAGACAGGTGAAGCGTATGGAAGCACTGATCAATGGCTTCCTGGATGTAGCCCGGCTTGGCGAAGGGAAAATACAGCTTAACAAATCATCGTTTGACATGGCTGATCTTGTCCGTATCGCCGAAGAAGAGTCGCTTGCGACCATTACTTCCCATACCGTTGCTTTTGCTCCGGTAGAATTTACTCCAGTGAAAGCCGATAAAGATAAGATCGAGCAGGTGCTTATCAATTTCATCAATAATGCTGTTAAATATTCGCCTGAAGGCAGTACCATTAATGTATCCTGTGTAACGACAGAAGGAATGGCGCACGTTTGCGTAACCGATAAAGGAATGGGAATACCCGTAAAAGACCAGCCGTTTATTTTCGACCGTTTTTACCGGGTTGAAAGTGAAAATATGAAAAATAAGAAAGGATTTGGAATCGGACTTTACATCTGCAAGGAAATTATTGAAAGACATCACGGACAGATCGGAGTCGAAAGCATCGAAGACCAGGGAAGCACATTTTGGTTTACCATACCTATTGTTACCGAATAGTTTATGAAACTATAATATAAGATTTAAAATTAAAATTTCATAAAATAGAAATAAACATTTTTCAACATGTATGGCTTTTGCTATTATATTTTCAGCTTTTTATGCCTTTCTCCCCACTGTTCCATCTGAAGAATGATGGGTTTAAGCTCGTACCCTATTTCCGTTAATTCATATTCAACCCGAGGGGGAACTTCTGCATATACAGTCCTGGTAAGAATATGATTCTCCTCAAGCTTACGCAATTGCATGGTAAGCATGCGTTCGGTAATGTTTGGAATTGATTTCTTTAGTTCGCCAAAGCGCATTTTACCATTCGTTAACCAGGAACAAATGACCAGCGACCATTGTCCACCGATAATATTTGCGGCATAGACTTCAGAACACTCATCCGCCAAAACTTTTTTATTTTCAAAATTAGTCGAGGTTTCCTTTATTTTTCCCATTACTTCACTTTTTTATAGTACCTTACAATAAGATGCTAATATACGAAAGTGACGGTAAATGCTCTATTTTTGTCTCATCACTAAAAAACAGACAAAATGAACAATGCAACGATCTTACACCAGGCCAACGAATTTGTAAAGAAAGGAGATTACGACAGCTTTTTATCTTATTGTATCCATGACACCCGATGGGTTTTCGTTGGTGACCGTACGCTCGAAGGAAAAGAACAGGTACGGGCTTATATGAATGAAGCCTATTTGGAGCCGCCAGTATTCACTGTTGAAACAACCATTGAAGAAGGTGACTTTGTAACCGTGACTGGTGAAATCAGCCTGAAAACCGAAAATGAAAGTTATAACCATTACACTTATTGTGATATATGGCGATTCGAAAACGGAAAAATAGCAGAACTGAAAGCGTTTGTAATAGAAAAGAAACCCTGAATAGTTACTAAAATATATATTCTCTTTTCAAATTTTGAAAAGGGAATATATATTTATTATTTTGAGACATAGCAGGAAAAGGTGAAATACTTTGATTTTAATTACTTTTGAGCGTGTTTTTTAAGCCATTCCAGATATTTTTCCTTTAAAAATAGATTTCCGTCTTTTCTGTATTCCGGAGTAGATGCTGTAAAATGATCTCCGGGATAGTAAGCAAATTTAAAATCCGAATTCAGTTTTTTCATTTCCGTTTCTAAGGCGCGAACAGATTTATTTAAGAAAAAATTGTCATCATTACCCACTGCAACCCTTACTTTCCCATCTAGATCATTCTTAAGGGATTCCCAGTTTTCCTTTAAAAAGGCTGTAATATCATATTTTTTCCAGTTTGCAACTACAGACTTATCAATATTTCCTGTGATGGGATCACACAATCTTTCAGGCGAACCGTCTCTACCTTTCTTACTAAAAACAGAATTAAAAGAATTGAGTTGCTCGCCGCGATAAATTACATTTTCAAGTTGAAAAACATCTTTCATTTTCATCCAGGGAATATTTCCTGCAACAGAAGATAACAACCTCGGGCTACTATCATTTTGATAAAACATATTTACATCACTGTATAAATTTATCATTTGAAAATTTTCGAAATTTACAGGATCCGGCGAACTGGCGAAACAAGCCGTAAATATCTTTGAATAATGGGTCTGAAGCCATAAGGAAGACCAACCGCCACTGCTATGGCCGGTAAGCAGTCTTGCCCCGTTGCATCTATAGCTCTTCTCCAAAACAGGTATAAATTCTTTTGTTAAAGCTTCTCCCCAAGGTCCGTTATTATCGCTGTCAGCGTATACAGAATGTCCTAATTTACCATTGCCATCCAGAAAAACTTTTATAACAGGAACATTTTCAAGCGAGCTGGCCGGTAAATTGTGCCCAGAAAAGTAATGATAATCTGCTCCATAACCAAAAATTGTAAATAAAACCGGGAATTTGCTATTGGGCTCTGTAAAATATTCTACAGGTAAAACCACCGCGGCATTTACTGTCATTGGTATTCCTTGAAAATTGCTCAATAAAACAGACGGCACTTTCAATTCTTTCGCATACTGGGTGTCGGTAAAAGTTTTTTCCGGAACAATCTCTGTAGCGTTAATTTTGATGACCTCAGAATAATTTTTGGTCAGTATAATCTTTTTGCTTTTACTGAATAAATTCCCGGCACTTTCTGAAATTTGTCTCCCACCAAGATTTCTGTCCCAAACAATCTGTACATAATACGCTCCGCGCTCAATGTCTGACAGCATTTTAGGGTAAGAAACGGCATCATCGCCGATTAGAGAAGACTCCCCAGCCTTTAGATTTTTAACCGATTTCCGGAAACAGGGAAATAGATCCACTCCAATCATGCCATTTTTGGGTTCCTGATTATCTTTTGAGAGGTAAACAATTACATTTCCCGTAAAGTTATCAGCATATACTGATGGCGAATAACTTACTTCAAATGTCTGCGCAAAACTTTGTGCGCAGAAAATGGCAAAGAAAAAAATCAGTAATAATTTTTCCCTGGATCCTGCTTTGAAAAGTAATTTAATTGTTGGCATGAAACACCTATTTTAGTTATATGATTAAATATAAGACAATCATTAAGCAGGGATCATTACATCGTTTTGTGAGCTTATACTTCTTTATTAAAAATTAAGTTTCATTTCCAGTGTATACTTCTATAGTTTCCAGAACTTTTCTCGCAATTAATCTCTTTTTCTAAACTATTCCAGGCCGTTTGGATTTCAATTTTTATTGTATTTAAGTTCTTACAGCAAGGCATTTTCTGGTATCTGATATAGAGTTCTCTGAGACCATTTCCATTTTTATTAATGACCCTTTTCGGGAGGTTTTAATTAAATTCAAATAATAACAAGCTAAGAATACCTATATTATCTTTCAGGTAACTTATCCAGATAGGCACGCCAGAAAATAACCAGAATCGCCAAAACTCCGAATACCATTCCGCCCCATGGTGCAATGGATATTCCGTATTGACTGATAAAAAATCCTCCGATGGCCGTTCCTGTAGACACGCCTAAATTTCCGAAAGAGGTCTGAAGACTGTTGGCAAATTCTTTTGCATGAGGTGCTGCTGAAATCATGTAACCTACACCAATCAGAAAACACGGGCCGTACATGATTCCCCATACTGCTGTAACGGCAGCCACACTTAAAAAGGAATCCTCAGTAAAGTAGAATAAAAAAGGGACAATAAAAACTCCGGTGATGAAAAACAACGCCGTCCAAAACATATTTTTGCCCAATAACTTTCCTGATACATAATTTGATAAAACTCCCATAGCTCCGAAAAGCAGCAACAATACGCTGATCTCTTTTTCACTCATATGCTTTTCTTTGGTAAGATAGTCTGCAAAATAACTGTACGAACAGAACCATGCGGTAATTAAAAACAGATTTAAAAGGGTTCCCGAAATGAAGCGGGGCTGCGTCAGTATCAGAAGCTGGTTTTTAAAAGAAGCAGGCTGCTCATTCGGTAGAGAAGGTACATATCTGATGATAATTAAAATGGTTGCCAGTATTACAAATCCCTGGATAGCATACGTCGACTGCCATGAGTACATACTCGCTATAAAAGTACTTACAGGAATCAGGGTAACCTGGGCGAGGGCAATTCCCCCGATAATGATGGAAGTAAGCTGCATCTGATCTTTCTGAGAGGTTCCCCGGATTGCAGCGGCAATCGTCATGGAAAAAAAAGCGGGATGAAGAAGCGTCGGAAGCACCCTCAGCAGTATCAACAGCCAAAAAGGCGGACTGAAGATCGAGAAAAAATTCGAGATGAAAAATAATCCCATCGCACAGAGCATAATGGTCTTTTTATCAAATTTAGAAGCGAATAATACTGTAAAAGGGCCTGTTACTGCTATCAACAGGGCAAAAGTACTGAGCAGGTATCCGGCGGTACTAATGCTGATGTCATAATATTCGGCAATCTGCGGCAGAACGCCGATGATTCCGAATTCGGTGCTGATGATTCCAACGACCCCTAAGCATCCTATATAAGCTATTCTTTTATTTAAGTTTGTTTTCATAATAAACTGATCGGTTTAAAATAAGGTAAAAAAATATATTTGATTGTTTTTTAATTTTTGAAATCAGAAAATTGCCGGGTTTACGTACTTATTTTTCGGTGCTCACCAGTTGGATCATCAGCTGAATCATGTGATCAACCTGCGTCTCGTCCCGGTACAGGACATAGTTTTTTAAAAGGGTTGCAGATGAACTTGCAAAGAAGGCGGCCATCGCTTTTATATCCAGGTCTTCTTTAATACGCTTCTGAAGCATTCCCCGTTCGAGAACGGCAAGATATACCTGCTCTATTTTTTCCTCATTACTTAGCAGCATTTGGTTAATTTCTTCATCAGCTAAAGCCATTTCAAAGATCATTTTTAACGCGAGACAGACCTTTTGATCCTGCATACTTTGTTTTACAGCCATCGTCAACAGCTGCTTCAGATCTTCCAGAGCATTTAAAGTTTTGTCCTGCAAAAAATATTGGTACTCCGAAATCTTAGCCTTCTGATACCGGTCAAGACACTTCAGCAGCAGTTCTTTTTTATCGCCGTAGGTAGGATATATACTGCTTCTGTTGATTTTCAGGTGGCTTTCAAGATCGCTCAAGGAAGTAAAGTGATACCCCTGCTCCCAAAAAAGATGCATGGCAACCTCCAGTTTTTCTTCGTAATCAAATTCTTTTTTTCTTGGCATGATCCTGCAAAGATACAATATTAAACCGATCGGTTTAAATTAATTTAAGTTTTATTTTATGCATTATTTCCTTATTAATACTGGCTCTCATAAAAAGCGGTTGATTTTCTGAGACCTAATTCATCAATATTCATGTAATGTTTTCTCAGATAGATTATATCATCCAATAAGTTAAAATGGTTCCAAAAATAAATCTCTCTTAGTACTTAATAATTGCTAACTTCTATCAGATTTTGATCGGGATCTCTGAAATAGACTGATTTTATGTTGCCCATAGCACCGGTTCTGTCAACAATCCCTTCAAGGATTTCAATATTTTTTTCCTTGAGTTCCTGCATCACCTCCTCCAGGTCTGTATCGGCAATAAAGCATAGATCGGCCGATCCGGGAGTCGGATGCTGGGCTTTCGGCTCAATTTCTTTTCCTTTCTGATGCAGATTTATTTTTTGATGACCGAAGACGAGTCCTTTTCGGTTGTCTCCGAAAGTCACGGCGTTAAAGCCTAAGACTTCAGTATAAAATTTAATTGTCTCATCAATATCGGCTACGGTTAAAACAAGATGATCAATTTTCCGGATTACCATATTTGTATATTTGATGAAATGTACTGAAATTTTCTCATAGCTCTTAGAACAATTATTTAATAGTTCCCAACAAAAGTTTATAGTTACCGATCATTTTGAGATTGCCTAAAAAATGTTCCTTCTTAACTCATCATAAGAGATTAAAAATCAGCAATAATTTTCATATCTTTAATGCTCAGAAATACTTTTGGGTCATTCGATCTATAGTATAAAGATCAGTTTATCATATGAGCGACCTAAATAAAGCACAGGATTTCCAAACCGACATAAACCAAATCAGCCAGATTCCTGCAGTTACCAAAATACTTGAAGTTATCTGTAATGTTACCGGCATGGGCTTTGCGGCCGTTGCCCGTGTTACTAAAGATCGGTGGATCGCCTGTGCGGTGAACGACAAAATCAATTTCGGTTTGGGAGTAGGAGGAGAATTAAAGGTGGAGACTACTTTATGCCAGCAGGTAATGGAAAAGCAGAAAGAAGTGGCCATCGATCATGTTGCTGAAGATCCCATCTATTCAGATCATCATACACCGAAAATCTACGGTCTTCAAAGTTATATTGCCATTCCGCTTTTCCTGACAAACGGAGATTTTTTCGGAACCCTATGTGCCATCGATCCTAATCCTGCACTGGTTAATAATGAAAAGATGATCGATATGTTCAAGCTGTTTGCTGAGCTCATCGCCTTTCATTTGGAATCCCTCCAAAATCTGAGTGATACACAGGCTAAGCTGGAGGAAGAGCAGTCCAACGCAGAAATAAGAGAGCAGTTTATTGCCATTTTAGGGCATGATCTCCGTAATCCTGTGGGTGCTATTTCCAGCGCAGCGCAACTGATGTTCCGTAATTCTCTGGATGAGAGAAATTTAAAACTAGCTAAAATTATAAGTGATTCTACCCTGCGGGTACGAGGATTGATCGATAATATGCTTGATTTTGCCAGCGGACGCTTAGGCGGCGGAATCGTACTGAATTACCACAACGATCATATGGTTCTTAGAGATGTTCTTCATCAGATCATTACCGAGCTCGAAACGGTATACCCGGACAGAGAAATCATAGCAGACCTGAATCTGAACCACCCCGTCAATGGAGATTACAAACGCATCGCACAGCTCTTTTCCAACCTTTTGGGAAATGCCATTACGCATGGCTCCAAAGAATCGCCGATCATCGTAACGGCAAAAAGCGAATCCGATCTTTTTGAACTGTGTGTCATTAATAAAGGAAACAAAATTTCTTCCGAAGCAGAAAAACATCTGTTTCAACCTTTTTCCCGAGGGAAAGTTCACCACGGACAGGAGGGGCTTGGTTTAGGTTTATATATCGCCAGTGAAATTGCCAATGCCCATAAAGGGGAAATCCTGGTTAAATCTTCCGATGAGGAGACCTGTTTTACGTTTCGGTTTAATCAGTAAAATTAAATATCGTTTTTAAAATATTTTAACTGGGATTTTCCTGATCAGCAGATCCCTGAATTCTTTTCATGATCAGCATTCGCAGCCGATCCTCGTGTTCATCTGCCCATTGTCCTAAAGCACCTACCAAAGGAATTAAGCTCTTCCCCAGCGCGGTAAGAGAATATTCTACTTTTGGCGGAACGACCGGATAAATAACTTTCGAAACCAGTTCGTGTTCCTCCATTTCTTTCAGCTGCATATTCAGAACCCTCCGCGTGGCATCCGGTATTTTCCGTTGTAACTCGCTCGGCCTTTGATGTCCCTGATCAATAAACCAGAGCAGACGGATCTTCCATTTGCCGTACAGTACTTCCCCGATCAGATCCAGACCGCAATTTAAGTTCGGTATTATTTTTCGCTCATACATATCACAAAAGTAAACGTATGTTCCGATTTGGGCAATAGGGGAATAATTTATCCCTATATGAATCGTAATTCCGTACTTGTGCAAACTGTTTTTATACCCCAATTTTGTCCTATAAACAATTCTAAAAAATGGAACAATTTAATTTTAACAATGAGTTATCAGGCAAGATTGCACTGGTAACCGGAGGTACAAAAGGAGCAGGAAAAGCAATTGCAGAAAGGCTGTTGCAAGCCGGCGCCACCGTTATCATCTCAGCCAGAAATGCCCCTGAAAACGAGAACAGCCGTATGCATTTTATTGCCTCGGATCTAAGTACAGCGGAAGGAGCACAAAAAGTAATCAGCGAAGTACTGTCTTCTTATGGCCAGTTGGATATTCTGGTCAACAACCTGGGTTCCTCTGCTACACCTGCCGGAGGCTTCCAGGCCTTAACCGATGAAGATTGGGAATCGACTTTACAAGCGAATCTGCTTGCTCCGATCCGGCTGGACCGGGGATTTTTACCCCAAATGATCGACCGGAAAAGCGGGGTTATCATCCACATCGCTTCCATACAGGGCAAACTCCCTTTGTACGATTCCACCTTACCGTACGCCGCCGCAAAAGCCGGATTGCGAAATTACAGCAAAAGCTTATCGAACGAAGTTACCCCAAAAGGTGTCCGGGTACTGACGGTCTCTCCGGGCTGGATCAATACGACGGCCTCGGAAGCCTGGCTCGGTGAAATTGCAAGAAATGCAAACAGTACCGTCGAAGAAGCCCAACAGGGAGTGATGGATGCCTTGGGCGGAATCCCCTTCGGAAGGCCTGCCGAACCGAAAGAAGTCGCTGAATTGGTTGGTTTTCTCGTATCACCGAGAGCAGGTTATTTAACGGGAACTGAATTTGTCATCGACGGGGGTACCGTGCCCACCGTGTAATAATTAAAAAAAAATAAAATATGAATTTACCTCAAGTGATCACCGATTTGGTAAAAGCCCAGGACGATTTTGACAGC from Chryseobacterium sp. SORGH_AS_0447 includes these protein-coding regions:
- a CDS encoding VOC family protein produces the protein MVIRKIDHLVLTVADIDETIKFYTEVLGFNAVTFGDNRKGLVFGHQKINLHQKGKEIEPKAQHPTPGSADLCFIADTDLEEVMQELKEKNIEILEGIVDRTGAMGNIKSVYFRDPDQNLIEVSNY
- a CDS encoding GAF domain-containing sensor histidine kinase is translated as MSDLNKAQDFQTDINQISQIPAVTKILEVICNVTGMGFAAVARVTKDRWIACAVNDKINFGLGVGGELKVETTLCQQVMEKQKEVAIDHVAEDPIYSDHHTPKIYGLQSYIAIPLFLTNGDFFGTLCAIDPNPALVNNEKMIDMFKLFAELIAFHLESLQNLSDTQAKLEEEQSNAEIREQFIAILGHDLRNPVGAISSAAQLMFRNSLDERNLKLAKIISDSTLRVRGLIDNMLDFASGRLGGGIVLNYHNDHMVLRDVLHQIITELETVYPDREIIADLNLNHPVNGDYKRIAQLFSNLLGNAITHGSKESPIIVTAKSESDLFELCVINKGNKISSEAEKHLFQPFSRGKVHHGQEGLGLGLYIASEIANAHKGEILVKSSDEETCFTFRFNQ
- a CDS encoding helix-turn-helix domain-containing protein yields the protein MYERKIIPNLNCGLDLIGEVLYGKWKIRLLWFIDQGHQRPSELQRKIPDATRRVLNMQLKEMEEHELVSKVIYPVVPPKVEYSLTALGKSLIPLVGALGQWADEHEDRLRMLIMKRIQGSADQENPS
- a CDS encoding SDR family oxidoreductase, encoding MEQFNFNNELSGKIALVTGGTKGAGKAIAERLLQAGATVIISARNAPENENSRMHFIASDLSTAEGAQKVISEVLSSYGQLDILVNNLGSSATPAGGFQALTDEDWESTLQANLLAPIRLDRGFLPQMIDRKSGVIIHIASIQGKLPLYDSTLPYAAAKAGLRNYSKSLSNEVTPKGVRVLTVSPGWINTTASEAWLGEIARNANSTVEEAQQGVMDALGGIPFGRPAEPKEVAELVGFLVSPRAGYLTGTEFVIDGGTVPTV